The following proteins are co-located in the Vigna angularis cultivar LongXiaoDou No.4 chromosome 2, ASM1680809v1, whole genome shotgun sequence genome:
- the LOC108337736 gene encoding zinc finger protein ZAT11, with product MKREREVDSLTMANCLMLLSRGGEFEATYSSSSMSNRVFECKTCNRQFPSFQALGGHRASHKKPRLMPGDNSEGQLLHDSPPKPKTHECSICGLEFAIGQALGGHMRRHRAVNLNGNLHNSTTVSSSSGGSSSMDSSTKNKVPHKRVLVLDLNLTPFENDLEILKIGKPTALVDYLY from the coding sequence atgaagagagaaagagaggttGATAGTCTAACCATGGCGAATTGTCTGATGTTGCTTTCTCGTGGAGGTGAATTCGAGGCGACATACTCAAGCTCTTCCATGAGCAACCGTGTGTTCGAGTGCAAGACATGCAATAGGCAGTTTCCTTCGTTTCAAGCACTTGGTGGGCACAGGGCGAGTCACAAGAAACCTAGGTTGATGCCAGGAGATAACAGCGAAGGCCAATTGCTTCATGATTCACCGCCAAAGCCTAAGACTCACGAGTGCTCGATTTGTGGATTGGAGTTTGCTATAGGCCAAGCTTTGGGAGGTCACATGAGGAGACACAGAGCTGTAAATTTGAACGGAAACCTGCATAATTCCACCACTGTCAGCAGTAGCAGTGGTGGTAGCAGCAGCATGGATTCTTCAACCAAGAACAAAGTTCCCCACAAGAGAGTTTTGGTTTTGGATTTGAATTTGACACCCTTTGAGAATGATTTGGAGATTTTGAAGATAGGAAAACCAACTGCTTTGGTTGATTATTTGTATTAG
- the LOC108338396 gene encoding uncharacterized protein LOC108338396 isoform X1 — translation MSYQHKSFWMPRDAGCMAEENVGYENSSRIEPKRSHQWFMDTGEPEIFSNKKQAVEDVSGRPISGVSHVNVSQWDTNSGFHCVTGQFSDRLFGSDLARTVNLVDKNVPSIVSGNINMGRKEFEHQYGNDPSVGLSISHSIADPSSCLNFGGIRKVKVNQVRDSDNCMPSASMGHSYSREDDSTISVGAGYSKNDGSISLGPTYNNRSDNTIGMGTRINSKTDDNLLSVAHNFNKADGGFMLMGHNYGKGDDSILSMGQPFDKGDGNFISMGQSYEKEDGNLISLSTSYSKGHESFISIGPTYGKSGENFITVAPYDKGTDHLISMGSTYGKVDSNIASTVPSYDRGDSSSLPVGQNHHKGQSSTISFGGFHDDPEANPSGGIISGYDLLIGNQNSAQGLDGQNDLTETNTESLVNSIPKLNTKNDIVVKNKEPKTTTKKAPTNNFPSNVKSLLSTGIFDGVQVKYVSWSREKSLKGIIKGTGYLCSCDDCKQSKALNAYEFERHAGAKTKHPNNHIYFENGKTIYAVVQELKNTPQEMLFDAIQNVTGSTINQKNFRGWKASYQAATRELQRIYGKDEVIIPS, via the exons ATG TCCTACCAGCATAAAAGTTTTTGGATGCCACGAGATGCTGGCTGCATGGCTGAAGAAAATGTGGGATATGAAAATTCTTCCAGAATTGAACCCAAACGTAGTCATCAGTGGTTTATGGATACAGGTGAACCTGAAATATTCAGCAACAAGAAACAGGCAGTTGAAGATGTAAGTGGTAGGCCAATTTCAGGAGTTTCACATGTGAATGTTTCCCAATGGGACACCAATTCAGGATTTCACTGTGTCACAGGTCAATTTTCTGACCGTCTTTTTGGATCTGATCTTGCTAGGACAGTGAATTTGGTTGATAAGAATGTGCCATCTATTGTTAGTGGAAATATAAACATGGGAAGGAAGGAATTTGAGCATCAATATGGTAATGATCCTTCAGTGGGATTGTCAATATCTCATTCCATTGCGGACCCTTCATCATGTCTCAATTTTGGTGGCATCAGAAAAGTTAAAGTTAATCAAGTTAGAGATTCTGACAATTGCATGCCTTCTGCATCCATGGGGCACTCCTATAGCAGGGAAGATGATAGTACAATTTCAGTAGGTGCTGGCTACAGTAAGAATGATGGCAGTATTTCGTTGGGTCCTACTTATAACAATAGAAGTGACAACACCATTGGTATGGGGACTAGAATAAATAGCAAGACTGATGACAATCTTCTTTCAGTGGCTCACAACTTCAATAAAGCGGATGGGGGTTTTATGCTGATGGGCCACAATTATGGAAAGGGAGATGATAGTATCTTATCAATGGGTCAGCCCTTTGACAAGGGAGATGGAAATTTCATATCAATGGGTCAATCATATGAGAAAGAAGATGGAAATCTAATATCTCTGAGCACCTCATATTCCAAGGGGCATGAGagttttatatcaattggtccaaccTATGGTAAATCAGGAGAGAATTTCATTACTGTTGCTCCTTATGACAAGGGTACCGATCATTTAATATCAATGGGCTCAACATATGGTAAGGTGGATTCAAATATTGCATCAACAGTTCCATCATATGACAGAGGAGATTCCAGTTCTTTACCTGTGGGTCAAAATCACCATAAGGGTCAGAGCAGTACCATATCTTTTGGAGGTTTTCATGATGATCCTGAAGCAAATCCCTCTGGTGGAATAATTAGTGGCTATGATCTGTTGATAGGAAACCAAAACTCAGCTCAAGGTTTGGATGGTCAGAATGATCTGACTGAAACAAACACTGAATCACTTGTAAATAGCATTCCAAAACTTAATACTAAAAATGATATTGTTGTTAAGAACAAAGAGCCTAAGACAACAACCAAGAAGGCTCCTACGAACAACTTCCCTTCAAATGTCAAAAGTTTGCTGTCAACCGGTATTTTTGATGGTGTCCAGGTGAAATATGTTTCATGGTCACGGGAG AAAAGTCTTAaaggaatcataaaaggaactGGGTATTTGTGTTCATGTGATGACTGCAAGCAGTCAAAG GCTCTTAATGCATATGAGTTTGAGCGTCATGCTGGTGCCAAGACAAAACACCCCAATAATCACATATACTTCGAGAATGGAAAAACCATCTATGCTGTTGTTCAAGAACTGAAAAATACTCCTCAGGAGATGCTTTTTGATGCAATTCAAAATGTGACTGGCTCTACCATCAACCAAAAGAACTTTCGAGGATGGAAAG CATCATACCAAGCTGCTACTCGGGAGCTTCAACGTATTTACGGAAAGGATGAAGTGATAATTCCATCTTGA
- the LOC108338396 gene encoding uncharacterized protein LOC108338396 isoform X2 has product MPRDAGCMAEENVGYENSSRIEPKRSHQWFMDTGEPEIFSNKKQAVEDVSGRPISGVSHVNVSQWDTNSGFHCVTGQFSDRLFGSDLARTVNLVDKNVPSIVSGNINMGRKEFEHQYGNDPSVGLSISHSIADPSSCLNFGGIRKVKVNQVRDSDNCMPSASMGHSYSREDDSTISVGAGYSKNDGSISLGPTYNNRSDNTIGMGTRINSKTDDNLLSVAHNFNKADGGFMLMGHNYGKGDDSILSMGQPFDKGDGNFISMGQSYEKEDGNLISLSTSYSKGHESFISIGPTYGKSGENFITVAPYDKGTDHLISMGSTYGKVDSNIASTVPSYDRGDSSSLPVGQNHHKGQSSTISFGGFHDDPEANPSGGIISGYDLLIGNQNSAQGLDGQNDLTETNTESLVNSIPKLNTKNDIVVKNKEPKTTTKKAPTNNFPSNVKSLLSTGIFDGVQVKYVSWSREKSLKGIIKGTGYLCSCDDCKQSKALNAYEFERHAGAKTKHPNNHIYFENGKTIYAVVQELKNTPQEMLFDAIQNVTGSTINQKNFRGWKASYQAATRELQRIYGKDEVIIPS; this is encoded by the exons ATGCCACGAGATGCTGGCTGCATGGCTGAAGAAAATGTGGGATATGAAAATTCTTCCAGAATTGAACCCAAACGTAGTCATCAGTGGTTTATGGATACAGGTGAACCTGAAATATTCAGCAACAAGAAACAGGCAGTTGAAGATGTAAGTGGTAGGCCAATTTCAGGAGTTTCACATGTGAATGTTTCCCAATGGGACACCAATTCAGGATTTCACTGTGTCACAGGTCAATTTTCTGACCGTCTTTTTGGATCTGATCTTGCTAGGACAGTGAATTTGGTTGATAAGAATGTGCCATCTATTGTTAGTGGAAATATAAACATGGGAAGGAAGGAATTTGAGCATCAATATGGTAATGATCCTTCAGTGGGATTGTCAATATCTCATTCCATTGCGGACCCTTCATCATGTCTCAATTTTGGTGGCATCAGAAAAGTTAAAGTTAATCAAGTTAGAGATTCTGACAATTGCATGCCTTCTGCATCCATGGGGCACTCCTATAGCAGGGAAGATGATAGTACAATTTCAGTAGGTGCTGGCTACAGTAAGAATGATGGCAGTATTTCGTTGGGTCCTACTTATAACAATAGAAGTGACAACACCATTGGTATGGGGACTAGAATAAATAGCAAGACTGATGACAATCTTCTTTCAGTGGCTCACAACTTCAATAAAGCGGATGGGGGTTTTATGCTGATGGGCCACAATTATGGAAAGGGAGATGATAGTATCTTATCAATGGGTCAGCCCTTTGACAAGGGAGATGGAAATTTCATATCAATGGGTCAATCATATGAGAAAGAAGATGGAAATCTAATATCTCTGAGCACCTCATATTCCAAGGGGCATGAGagttttatatcaattggtccaaccTATGGTAAATCAGGAGAGAATTTCATTACTGTTGCTCCTTATGACAAGGGTACCGATCATTTAATATCAATGGGCTCAACATATGGTAAGGTGGATTCAAATATTGCATCAACAGTTCCATCATATGACAGAGGAGATTCCAGTTCTTTACCTGTGGGTCAAAATCACCATAAGGGTCAGAGCAGTACCATATCTTTTGGAGGTTTTCATGATGATCCTGAAGCAAATCCCTCTGGTGGAATAATTAGTGGCTATGATCTGTTGATAGGAAACCAAAACTCAGCTCAAGGTTTGGATGGTCAGAATGATCTGACTGAAACAAACACTGAATCACTTGTAAATAGCATTCCAAAACTTAATACTAAAAATGATATTGTTGTTAAGAACAAAGAGCCTAAGACAACAACCAAGAAGGCTCCTACGAACAACTTCCCTTCAAATGTCAAAAGTTTGCTGTCAACCGGTATTTTTGATGGTGTCCAGGTGAAATATGTTTCATGGTCACGGGAG AAAAGTCTTAaaggaatcataaaaggaactGGGTATTTGTGTTCATGTGATGACTGCAAGCAGTCAAAG GCTCTTAATGCATATGAGTTTGAGCGTCATGCTGGTGCCAAGACAAAACACCCCAATAATCACATATACTTCGAGAATGGAAAAACCATCTATGCTGTTGTTCAAGAACTGAAAAATACTCCTCAGGAGATGCTTTTTGATGCAATTCAAAATGTGACTGGCTCTACCATCAACCAAAAGAACTTTCGAGGATGGAAAG CATCATACCAAGCTGCTACTCGGGAGCTTCAACGTATTTACGGAAAGGATGAAGTGATAATTCCATCTTGA